One window of Equus asinus isolate D_3611 breed Donkey chromosome 7, EquAss-T2T_v2, whole genome shotgun sequence genomic DNA carries:
- the EIF2B2 gene encoding translation initiation factor eIF2B subunit beta isoform X1: MPGAAARGSELSERIESFVETLKRGGGRRSSEDMARETLGLLRRIITDHRWSNAEELMELIRREGRRMAAAQPSETTVGNMVRRVLRIIREEYGRLHGRSDESDQQESLHKLLTSGGLTEDFSLHYAQLQSNIIEAISELLVELEGTTENIAAQALEHIHSNEVIMTIGFSRTVEAFLKEAARKRKFHVIVAECAPFCQGHEMAVNLSDAGIETTVMTDAAIFAVMSRVNKVIIGTKTILANGALRAVTGTHTLALAAKHHSTPLIVCAPMFKLSPQFPNEEDSFHKFVAPEEVLPFTEGDILEKVSVHCPVFDYVPPELITLFISNIGGNAPSYIYRLMSELYHPDDHVL; encoded by the exons ATGCCAGGAGCCGCGGCGAGGGGCTCGGAGTTGTCCGAGAGGATCGAGAGTTTCGTGGAGACCCTGAAGCGGGGCGGCGGGAGGCGCAGCTCCGAGGACATGGCTCGGGAGACCCTGGGGCTGCTGCGCCGGATCATCACGGACCACCGCTGGAGCAACGCAG AGGAGCTGATGGAGCTGATCCGCAGAGAGGGCCGGAGGATGGCGGCCGCGCAGCCCTCAGAGACTACCGTGGGCAACATGGTGCGGAGAGTGCTCAGGATTATCCGGGAGGAGTATGGCAG ACTCCACGGACGGAGCGACGAGAGCGATCAGCAGGAGTCCCTGCACAAACTTTTGACATCTGGAGGCCTGACCGAGGACTTCAGCTTACATTATGCGCAACTCCAGTCCAACATCATTGAGGCAATTAGCGAGCTGCTTGTGGAACTGG AAGGGACAACGGAGAACATCGCAGCCCAGGCTCTGGAGCACATCCACTCCAATGAGGTGATCATGACCATTGGCTTCTCTCGAACAGTAGAGGCCTTCCTCAAAGAGGCCGCCCGGAAGAGGAAATTCCATGTCATTGTGGCAGAGTGTGCTCCTTTCTGCCAG GGCCATGAAATGGCAGTCAATTTGTCCGATGCGGGTATTGAGACAACTGTCATGACTGATGCTGCCATTTTTGCTGTTATGTCAAGAGTCAACAAG GTGATCATTGGCACAAAGACCATCCTGGCCAATGGTGCCTTGAGAGCTGTGACAGGAACTCACACTCTAGCATTGGCAGCAAAACACCATTCCACGCCACTCATCGTCTGTGCTCCTATGTTCAAGCTTTCCCCACAG ttccCCAATGAAGAAGATTCATTTCACAAGTTTGTGGCTCCTGAAGAAGTCCTGCCTTTCACAGAAG GGGACATTCTGGAGAAGGTCAGCGTTCACTGCCCTGTGTTTGACTACGTCCCCCCAGAGCTCATTACCCTGTTTATCTCCAACATTGGTGGGAACGCACCTTCCTACATATACCGCCTGATGAGTGAACTCTACCATCCTGATGATCATGTCCTATGA
- the EIF2B2 gene encoding translation initiation factor eIF2B subunit beta isoform X2 → MPGAAARGSELSERIESFVETLKRGGGRRSSEDMARETLGLLRRIITDHRWSNAEELMELIRREGRRMAAAQPSETTVGNMVRRVLRIIREEYGRLHGRSDESDQQESLHKLLTSGGLTEDFSLHYAQLQSNIIEAISELLVELEGTTENIAAQALEHIHSNEVIMTIGFSRTVEAFLKEAARKRKFHVIVAECAPFCQGHEMAVNLSDAGIETTVMTDAAIFAVMSRVNKVIIGTKTILANGALRAVTGTHTLALAAKHHSTPLIVCAPMFKLSPQFPNEEDSFHKFVAPEEVLPFTEE, encoded by the exons ATGCCAGGAGCCGCGGCGAGGGGCTCGGAGTTGTCCGAGAGGATCGAGAGTTTCGTGGAGACCCTGAAGCGGGGCGGCGGGAGGCGCAGCTCCGAGGACATGGCTCGGGAGACCCTGGGGCTGCTGCGCCGGATCATCACGGACCACCGCTGGAGCAACGCAG AGGAGCTGATGGAGCTGATCCGCAGAGAGGGCCGGAGGATGGCGGCCGCGCAGCCCTCAGAGACTACCGTGGGCAACATGGTGCGGAGAGTGCTCAGGATTATCCGGGAGGAGTATGGCAG ACTCCACGGACGGAGCGACGAGAGCGATCAGCAGGAGTCCCTGCACAAACTTTTGACATCTGGAGGCCTGACCGAGGACTTCAGCTTACATTATGCGCAACTCCAGTCCAACATCATTGAGGCAATTAGCGAGCTGCTTGTGGAACTGG AAGGGACAACGGAGAACATCGCAGCCCAGGCTCTGGAGCACATCCACTCCAATGAGGTGATCATGACCATTGGCTTCTCTCGAACAGTAGAGGCCTTCCTCAAAGAGGCCGCCCGGAAGAGGAAATTCCATGTCATTGTGGCAGAGTGTGCTCCTTTCTGCCAG GGCCATGAAATGGCAGTCAATTTGTCCGATGCGGGTATTGAGACAACTGTCATGACTGATGCTGCCATTTTTGCTGTTATGTCAAGAGTCAACAAG GTGATCATTGGCACAAAGACCATCCTGGCCAATGGTGCCTTGAGAGCTGTGACAGGAACTCACACTCTAGCATTGGCAGCAAAACACCATTCCACGCCACTCATCGTCTGTGCTCCTATGTTCAAGCTTTCCCCACAG ttccCCAATGAAGAAGATTCATTTCACAAGTTTGTGGCTCCTGAAGAAGTCCTGCCTTTCACAGAAG